One window of Candidatus Mycobacterium wuenschmannii genomic DNA carries:
- a CDS encoding SDR family NAD(P)-dependent oxidoreductase — protein MTGMCDGKVALVTGASRGLGKAIAQRLAAEGATVGLTARTLEPDPKYHGSLQQTLREISTAGGSAVAIQADLSNAEDRQRLFAELVEKVGAPDILVNNAAVTFLRPLDEFPERRARLMIEMHVLAPLHLTQLAIPAMRERGRGWVLNVTSVGGDLPEGPPFAEFDRTAGFGIYGTVKSALNRLTKSLAAELFDDGIAVNAAAPSNPVATEGAGTLDLAKTDTEDIELITQTALTLVTGDPATLTGRIAHTQPFLREIGWLH, from the coding sequence ATGACGGGAATGTGTGACGGCAAGGTCGCTCTGGTGACCGGGGCGAGCCGCGGATTGGGAAAAGCCATCGCGCAGCGGCTGGCCGCCGAGGGCGCCACAGTCGGACTCACCGCGCGCACGCTGGAACCGGACCCGAAGTACCACGGATCGCTGCAGCAGACTCTCCGTGAGATCAGCACCGCGGGCGGTTCGGCGGTGGCCATCCAGGCGGACCTGTCCAACGCCGAAGACAGGCAGCGGTTATTCGCCGAACTGGTCGAAAAGGTCGGCGCGCCGGACATTCTCGTGAACAACGCCGCCGTGACATTCTTGCGGCCGCTCGACGAGTTCCCGGAGCGTCGCGCCCGCCTGATGATCGAAATGCATGTGCTCGCACCACTACACCTCACTCAATTGGCGATTCCGGCGATGCGCGAACGAGGCCGGGGCTGGGTGCTCAACGTGACTTCGGTCGGAGGCGACCTGCCCGAGGGCCCGCCATTCGCGGAGTTCGACCGAACCGCCGGCTTCGGAATTTACGGGACGGTGAAGTCGGCACTCAATCGACTCACCAAAAGCCTTGCCGCAGAACTCTTCGACGACGGCATTGCGGTGAATGCCGCCGCCCCGTCCAACCCGGTGGCCACTGAGGGGGCCGGCACCCTCGACCTGGCCAAGACCGACACCGAGGACATCGAGCTCATCACCCAGACGGCGCTGACGCTCGTCACCGGCGACCCGGCGACGCTGACCGGACGCATCGCCCACACTCAACCGTTCCTGCGGGAAATCGGGTGGTTGCACTGA
- a CDS encoding phosphotransferase family protein: MNDALLAQLAERLSSQRVSDLHPLVGGASSLTFAGRRHGRRVVVKVAPPGVPPTAHRDVLRQSRMIKTLSPTEVPVPQVLFEDTGDPPLFVMSFLDGISCEPLFDDADAGSEDVVAERFRNAAATLARLHGLEPGDHDLAGEPVVGPLEEVERWCRTLETVDPTLAPGWSDVADALRDKAPPSLRPAIVHGDFRLGNLLADSDRITAVIDWEIWSVGDPRVDAGWFLINCDPQTYRRPTRYGAAVPPLEELVTIYRDAMKMEVPELDWFCALACFKSTATWSLIVKHNRRREVPDAGLEEMAPVVPRLLARAGDLLD; this comes from the coding sequence CTGAACGACGCGCTGTTGGCGCAGTTAGCCGAACGACTTTCGTCACAGCGCGTTTCGGATCTGCACCCGTTGGTGGGCGGCGCATCGAGTCTGACCTTCGCCGGCCGGCGCCACGGCCGGCGCGTCGTCGTCAAGGTTGCCCCGCCCGGAGTTCCGCCCACCGCCCACCGGGACGTGCTACGGCAATCGCGCATGATCAAGACCTTGAGCCCGACCGAGGTACCCGTTCCGCAGGTCCTCTTCGAAGACACCGGCGATCCACCCCTGTTCGTGATGTCGTTCCTTGATGGAATCAGTTGCGAGCCGCTGTTCGATGACGCCGATGCCGGCTCCGAAGATGTTGTCGCGGAGCGCTTTCGGAATGCGGCCGCGACGCTCGCCCGACTGCACGGTCTCGAACCGGGAGATCACGACCTGGCCGGCGAGCCGGTGGTCGGACCGCTCGAGGAGGTCGAGCGGTGGTGTCGCACACTGGAAACCGTCGACCCGACGCTGGCGCCGGGGTGGTCCGACGTCGCCGACGCGCTACGCGACAAGGCACCGCCGAGCCTCCGGCCCGCGATCGTGCACGGCGACTTCCGGCTCGGCAATCTGCTTGCAGACAGCGATCGAATCACTGCCGTCATCGACTGGGAGATCTGGTCGGTGGGCGATCCCCGCGTCGACGCCGGATGGTTCCTGATCAACTGCGACCCGCAGACCTACCGGCGCCCGACGCGGTACGGCGCGGCGGTCCCGCCGCTCGAGGAGCTTGTCACGATTTATCGCGATGCGATGAAAATGGAAGTGCCGGAACTGGATTGGTTCTGCGCTCTGGCGTGCTTCAAGTCGACGGCGACATGGTCGCTGATCGTCAAGCACAACCGGCGAAGGGAAGTGCCGGATGCGGGGCTGGAAGAGATGGCGCCGGTAGTGCCGCGACTGCTCGCGCGAGCGGGCGACCTGCTCGATTAG
- a CDS encoding DUF732 domain-containing protein, whose product MTRAGISAGRALAGLAVLTGALLGPLVADVRADPLDDRFLAALQSRGINYKSAEAAIDAAHQVCTELGRGRTKDDVAQEVIDRSGLDPYHAGYFVGAAVGAYCPQFAG is encoded by the coding sequence ATGACACGAGCCGGCATTTCGGCGGGCCGGGCACTCGCGGGCCTTGCGGTGCTCACCGGAGCTCTGCTCGGACCGTTGGTCGCCGACGTTCGCGCCGATCCTCTCGACGACCGGTTCCTGGCGGCGCTGCAGTCTCGCGGCATCAATTACAAGTCGGCCGAGGCGGCCATCGACGCCGCCCATCAGGTCTGCACGGAGCTCGGCAGGGGACGGACCAAGGACGACGTCGCGCAAGAGGTCATCGACCGCAGCGGCCTCGACCCGTACCACGCCGGGTACTTCGTCGGGGCCGCCGTGGGCGCGTACTGCCCGCAGTTCGCCGGCTGA
- a CDS encoding acyl-CoA dehydrogenase family protein produces the protein MAWDFSTDPEWAAQLKWVDEFVRGECEPIDLIIKESHDLNDPVRQALIPPLQKIVKERGLWATHLGPHLGGPGFGQVKLALLNEILGRSECAPIVFGSQAPDSGNSEILAHYGTPELKQRYLEPLLDNRIISCFSMTEPQGGADPKVFTTTATRDGDHWVINGEKWYSSFASMASFIIVMAMTDPEASPYQRYSMFVLPGDTPGINVLRDVGLGYQPLGGGGREGYVRYENVRVPDDHMLGPRGGAFAVAQTRLGGGRIHHAMRTVGLVRRIYDMICERAVSRYTQGSVLADKQMVQEMVADSWMEIEAFRLLTLQTAWKIDQFNDYQAVRGDISAVKAMMQKVLHDVSSRALQIHGSLGTSHEMPFVQYLTESFVLGLADGPTEVHKVTLARLLLKDCTPSPDVFPSEHILRLRQAAEEKFADKLAGIPRG, from the coding sequence ATGGCTTGGGACTTCTCCACTGACCCGGAGTGGGCGGCGCAACTGAAGTGGGTCGACGAATTCGTGCGTGGGGAGTGCGAACCCATCGACCTGATCATCAAGGAGTCGCACGACCTCAACGATCCCGTCCGCCAGGCCCTCATTCCGCCGCTGCAGAAGATCGTCAAGGAGCGCGGGCTGTGGGCGACGCATCTCGGTCCGCACCTGGGCGGCCCCGGTTTCGGGCAGGTCAAGCTGGCGTTGCTCAATGAGATCCTCGGCCGGTCGGAGTGCGCGCCGATCGTATTCGGCTCGCAGGCACCGGATTCCGGGAACAGTGAGATCCTGGCTCACTACGGCACGCCCGAACTCAAGCAGCGTTACCTGGAGCCGCTGCTGGACAACCGGATCATCTCCTGCTTCTCGATGACCGAACCGCAGGGCGGCGCAGACCCGAAGGTGTTCACCACCACTGCCACGCGGGACGGCGACCACTGGGTGATCAACGGCGAAAAGTGGTATTCCTCGTTCGCGTCGATGGCGTCGTTCATCATCGTGATGGCGATGACCGACCCGGAAGCCTCGCCTTATCAACGTTATTCGATGTTCGTATTACCGGGCGACACCCCGGGCATCAATGTGCTGCGCGACGTCGGGCTCGGATATCAGCCGCTCGGCGGTGGTGGCCGGGAAGGCTACGTCCGTTACGAGAACGTGCGCGTTCCCGACGACCACATGCTTGGCCCGCGCGGTGGCGCGTTCGCGGTGGCGCAGACCCGATTGGGTGGCGGACGCATCCACCACGCCATGCGCACCGTCGGACTGGTGCGCCGGATCTACGACATGATCTGCGAGCGCGCGGTGTCGCGCTATACCCAGGGCAGCGTGCTGGCCGACAAACAGATGGTGCAGGAGATGGTCGCCGACTCGTGGATGGAGATCGAGGCGTTCCGGCTGCTAACCCTGCAGACCGCGTGGAAGATCGATCAATTCAACGACTATCAGGCTGTGCGAGGCGACATTTCGGCCGTCAAGGCGATGATGCAGAAGGTGCTGCACGACGTATCCTCGCGAGCGTTGCAGATCCACGGATCGCTCGGGACGTCGCACGAGATGCCGTTCGTGCAGTACCTCACCGAATCGTTCGTATTGGGCCTGGCCGATGGTCCGACCGAGGTGCACAAGGTCACGTTGGCGAGGCTGCTACTCAAGGACTGCACACCATCACCCGATGTGTTTCCGTCCGAACACATCCTGCGCCTGCGCCAGGCCGCCGAGGAAAAGTTTGCCGACAAACTCGCGGGAATTCCGCGCGGTTAA
- a CDS encoding CaiB/BaiF CoA transferase family protein: MTGPLHGVRVVMMGGLGPGPFCGMLLGDLGAEVVRVDQVREVDGALPIDYTVRRNQRSIAVDMKDARGPELVRRLVIDADAFVDVFRPGVAERLGIGPDELRAANPRLVYARMTGYGQDGPYADRAGHDINYIALTGALHSIGSAETPVPPLNLIGDYGGGGMLLAIGLLSGILEARRSGEGQVLDVAMVDGAATMMAPYYGMVHAGTWRDRRGDNILDGAAHFYGVYRTADDKHVAVGAIEPQFYAELCQRLGVDVPHDADAPEAWRAHRNALAERIAQRTRAEWEDRLGTPGTCATPVLTITEAPDHPHNVARGTFIEVDGVPQQAPAPRFSRTVAAQPKSPALPGDHTHAVLAGLGLDADAITELTNAGVVRQSAASATQKRKDSHGLGLLH, from the coding sequence GTGACGGGCCCACTGCACGGCGTGCGCGTCGTGATGATGGGCGGACTCGGGCCGGGCCCGTTCTGCGGAATGCTGCTCGGCGACCTCGGGGCCGAGGTGGTCCGCGTCGACCAGGTGCGCGAAGTCGATGGCGCGCTACCGATCGACTACACGGTCCGGCGCAACCAGCGCTCGATCGCGGTCGACATGAAAGATGCTCGCGGACCGGAACTTGTGCGCCGCTTGGTGATTGACGCCGATGCGTTCGTCGACGTGTTCCGGCCCGGGGTGGCCGAACGACTCGGCATCGGTCCCGACGAGTTGCGCGCCGCGAACCCGCGACTGGTTTACGCGCGAATGACCGGGTACGGACAGGACGGCCCGTACGCCGATCGCGCCGGCCACGACATCAACTACATCGCGCTGACCGGCGCGCTGCACAGCATCGGCAGCGCCGAAACACCCGTTCCGCCTTTGAATCTCATCGGCGATTACGGCGGGGGCGGCATGCTGTTGGCGATCGGGCTGCTCAGCGGCATCCTGGAGGCTCGCCGATCCGGCGAGGGTCAGGTGCTCGATGTCGCGATGGTGGACGGGGCGGCGACCATGATGGCGCCGTACTACGGCATGGTACATGCCGGTACCTGGCGAGATCGGCGGGGCGACAACATCCTTGACGGCGCTGCGCATTTCTACGGGGTGTACCGGACCGCCGACGACAAGCACGTCGCCGTCGGCGCGATCGAGCCGCAGTTCTATGCCGAGCTGTGCCAACGCCTCGGCGTCGACGTGCCGCACGATGCCGATGCGCCCGAGGCATGGCGAGCACACCGCAATGCGCTGGCGGAGCGCATTGCGCAGAGGACCCGTGCCGAGTGGGAGGACCGACTCGGCACGCCCGGGACCTGCGCCACACCGGTACTCACGATCACCGAGGCGCCCGATCATCCACACAACGTCGCGCGCGGCACCTTCATCGAGGTCGACGGCGTCCCGCAGCAGGCTCCAGCGCCCCGGTTCTCGCGAACCGTTGCCGCCCAGCCGAAGTCGCCGGCGCTTCCGGGTGACCACACCCACGCGGTGCTGGCCGGGCTGGGTCTCGACGCCGACGCGATCACTGAGTTGACCAATGCCGGCGTCGTGCGACAGAGCGCGGCCTCCGCAACGCAGAAGCGAAAGGACTCTCATGGCTTGGGACTTCTCCACTGA
- a CDS encoding enoyl-CoA hydratase/isomerase family protein, whose amino-acid sequence MGVPGLVTKGARLTATVSVQRPHAGVVVLHLNRPERLNAINEAVAGDLLNTCTELGSDSSVHAVIVTGAGRGFCSGIDIRDFGPGIPEATAPAIDRLRFQESMAALPQAIRDMPQPVIAAVNGPCVGAGLALCLAADIRICSTAATFGNAAILLGLSGAEMGMSYFLPRIVGVSVAADWMLTGRTVTAEEADRRGLVSEITEPEELADRALDIATQIAELTPLGVQLTKRALQVNTDAAGLGPALELENRNQVLSHATEEAAARRQSWSS is encoded by the coding sequence ATGGGTGTTCCAGGGCTCGTGACGAAGGGGGCTCGATTGACCGCGACGGTGAGCGTGCAGCGACCGCATGCCGGCGTGGTCGTGCTGCACCTGAATCGGCCCGAACGACTCAACGCGATCAACGAGGCAGTGGCCGGCGATCTGCTCAACACCTGCACCGAGCTGGGCTCCGATTCCTCGGTCCACGCAGTCATCGTCACCGGCGCCGGTCGTGGCTTCTGCTCCGGCATCGACATCCGCGACTTCGGCCCTGGCATACCGGAGGCGACGGCGCCCGCGATCGACCGGCTCCGTTTTCAGGAATCGATGGCTGCGCTTCCGCAAGCCATTCGCGACATGCCGCAGCCGGTGATCGCCGCCGTCAACGGCCCGTGCGTCGGCGCGGGGCTTGCGCTGTGCCTTGCCGCGGATATCCGAATCTGCTCCACCGCAGCGACATTCGGGAACGCCGCGATTCTGCTCGGCCTGTCCGGCGCCGAGATGGGGATGAGCTACTTTCTGCCGCGCATCGTCGGCGTCAGCGTCGCGGCCGACTGGATGTTGACCGGCCGGACGGTCACCGCCGAGGAGGCCGATCGCCGCGGCCTGGTCAGCGAGATCACCGAGCCCGAGGAACTCGCCGATCGCGCGCTCGACATCGCAACGCAGATAGCCGAACTCACCCCGCTCGGCGTCCAACTGACCAAACGTGCGTTGCAGGTCAACACCGATGCCGCCGGCCTCGGCCCCGCCCTGGAACTCGAGAACCGCAACCAGGTGCTCAGCCATGCGACCGAGGAGGCCGCCGCGCGTCGGCAGTCGTGGTCGTCGTGA
- a CDS encoding SDR family NAD(P)-dependent oxidoreductase, whose amino-acid sequence MDLGLAGSTAVVTGGSKGMGLAIAQTLAADGASVAVMARGQAALDAAVESLRAAGAPDAVGISVDMTDAASIAAGFDQVAKRWGRVNSLVHTIGPGDGFFEQMEDSDWDAAFTLGTMSGVRSVRAALPLLRAADWGRIVTLSAHSIQRQSPRIVAYTASKAALSSVTKNLSKSLAKDGILVNCVCPGTIVTASFTENLKDILAADGLDASDPRDVMTWIENNFHQPCDLGRAGLPEEIASITTYLASKRNGYVTGATVNVDGGSDFV is encoded by the coding sequence ATGGACCTGGGATTGGCCGGATCGACCGCCGTCGTCACCGGCGGCAGCAAAGGCATGGGTTTGGCGATCGCGCAGACGCTCGCCGCCGACGGCGCCAGCGTCGCCGTGATGGCGCGCGGTCAGGCCGCGCTCGATGCCGCGGTCGAGTCGCTGCGCGCGGCGGGCGCGCCCGACGCCGTCGGGATCAGCGTGGACATGACCGACGCCGCGTCGATCGCCGCCGGCTTCGACCAGGTGGCCAAGCGCTGGGGCCGGGTGAACAGTCTGGTGCACACCATCGGACCCGGTGACGGGTTCTTCGAGCAGATGGAGGACTCCGACTGGGACGCTGCCTTCACGCTGGGCACGATGTCCGGCGTCCGGTCGGTGCGGGCCGCGTTGCCGCTGCTGCGGGCCGCGGACTGGGGCCGCATCGTCACGCTGTCCGCGCACTCGATTCAGCGGCAAAGTCCGCGCATCGTCGCTTACACCGCCTCGAAGGCTGCGCTGTCCAGCGTCACGAAGAACCTGTCGAAAAGCCTTGCCAAGGACGGCATCCTAGTGAACTGCGTCTGCCCGGGGACCATCGTCACCGCGAGCTTCACCGAAAACCTCAAGGACATCCTGGCCGCCGACGGCCTCGACGCATCCGATCCGCGCGACGTTATGACCTGGATCGAGAACAACTTCCACCAGCCCTGCGACCTAGGGCGGGCCGGCCTGCCCGAGGAGATCGCGTCGATCACCACCTACCTGGCCTCGAAGCGGAACGGGTACGTCACGGGCGCGACGGTCAACGTCGACGGCGGATCGGACTTCGTCTAG
- a CDS encoding TetR/AcrR family transcriptional regulator — MTAPRTRRRSKLAPDPDVHRIIMSAATEALREHGVRRLSVAAVLDRAELSTRAFYRHFDSKDHVIAAVFLDMARAESRRLHRKMSRAAGPVEAVAAWIDGRLDLAFDESIKSDLRRLSLEAQSQMFAAPELIQPAFEEMLTPLIDQLRRGLTDGVFHDVDPVSEARSIQGVVWSSTEQHWTAGGFERADVRRRALRFCLRGLGVQPDTIDNIVRK; from the coding sequence ATGACTGCCCCACGCACGCGGCGACGCAGCAAGCTTGCGCCCGACCCCGACGTGCATCGCATCATCATGTCCGCCGCCACGGAGGCCCTGCGCGAACACGGCGTCCGCAGGCTGAGCGTCGCCGCGGTCCTCGATCGCGCCGAATTGAGCACCCGTGCGTTCTACCGGCATTTCGACTCCAAGGACCACGTGATCGCAGCGGTCTTCCTCGACATGGCCCGGGCCGAGAGTCGCCGCCTGCACCGGAAGATGTCCAGGGCCGCCGGCCCGGTCGAGGCGGTGGCTGCGTGGATCGACGGCCGCCTCGACCTGGCCTTCGACGAAAGCATCAAGTCCGACCTACGCCGCCTCTCGCTGGAGGCGCAGTCGCAGATGTTCGCCGCACCGGAGCTGATCCAGCCCGCGTTCGAGGAGATGCTCACGCCGCTGATCGACCAACTGCGCCGAGGCCTCACCGACGGCGTCTTCCACGACGTCGATCCGGTGAGCGAGGCCCGATCCATTCAGGGCGTGGTGTGGTCCAGCACCGAACAGCATTGGACCGCAGGCGGTTTCGAACGCGCCGATGTCCGCCGCCGCGCCCTGAGGTTTTGTCTGCGCGGACTCGGCGTGCAGCCCGACACGATCGACAACATCGTCCGAAAATAA
- a CDS encoding enoyl-CoA hydratase/isomerase family protein, with the protein MTALETADGATILRFDSAPVNASDLDMLNVIIDSMGRVEGPVVLTGAGRAFSAGVDLRALVDGGADYAEKFVVALSEAFLAIYNHPAPVVAAINGHAIAGGCVLAMCADVRLMSGGTIGLTELSVGVPFPVAALEICRGAMGASATRAALGAKTIDADTALALGWVDEVVGKDELLDRALATARELGQYSPAAYAATKAQLHAPVHAAVDAGAAAEADVRASWISEETRGRIVGFLDALARGR; encoded by the coding sequence GTGACCGCACTCGAGACGGCAGACGGCGCGACGATCCTCCGGTTCGACTCCGCTCCGGTGAACGCGTCCGATCTGGACATGCTGAACGTCATCATCGACTCGATGGGCCGCGTCGAGGGGCCGGTCGTGCTGACTGGGGCCGGGCGCGCGTTCTCCGCCGGTGTCGACCTGCGGGCTCTGGTCGACGGCGGCGCCGACTACGCCGAGAAGTTCGTCGTCGCGCTGTCGGAGGCGTTCCTTGCGATCTACAACCACCCCGCGCCCGTGGTCGCGGCGATCAACGGGCACGCGATCGCCGGTGGCTGTGTGTTGGCGATGTGCGCCGACGTCCGGCTGATGTCGGGCGGGACGATCGGCCTGACCGAGTTGTCCGTCGGGGTGCCGTTCCCTGTCGCGGCGCTGGAGATCTGCCGCGGCGCGATGGGCGCCTCAGCTACCCGGGCGGCGTTGGGCGCCAAGACAATCGACGCCGATACCGCGCTGGCTCTCGGCTGGGTCGACGAGGTGGTCGGTAAGGACGAGTTGCTCGACCGGGCGCTGGCCACCGCGCGTGAGCTGGGTCAGTACTCGCCGGCCGCCTACGCCGCCACCAAAGCTCAGCTGCACGCGCCGGTGCACGCCGCCGTCGACGCCGGCGCGGCGGCCGAGGCGGACGTGCGGGCCAGTTGGATCTCCGAGGAGACGCGCGGCCGTATCGTCGGATTCCTGGACGCGCTGGCCCGCGGTCGATGA
- a CDS encoding SRPBCC family protein, whose translation MSLWIARTECIIGEDIPAPPSEVRDFYVDLGNIKDFHPLVVSVEMLSHDQHADGYQTTYRVRDRIPLGPLTIGITYWARVQVPTGGNVLTEARQFPRVRLNGVVSFEPTEKGTRLTERLTIAAPRLLAATTAREAVDAHVAMLAGIRSHFESR comes from the coding sequence GTGAGTCTCTGGATCGCCCGGACCGAGTGCATTATCGGCGAGGACATCCCCGCCCCGCCGAGCGAGGTCCGCGACTTCTATGTCGACTTGGGCAACATCAAAGACTTTCATCCACTGGTGGTGTCGGTCGAAATGCTGTCGCACGACCAGCACGCCGACGGCTATCAGACGACGTACCGGGTACGCGATCGTATTCCGCTGGGCCCGTTGACGATCGGCATCACATACTGGGCCCGGGTGCAGGTCCCCACAGGAGGAAACGTGCTCACCGAGGCGCGTCAATTCCCACGGGTCCGGCTCAACGGGGTCGTGAGCTTCGAGCCGACCGAGAAGGGCACACGCCTCACCGAACGTCTGACGATCGCCGCGCCGCGATTGCTCGCCGCGACTACCGCGCGCGAGGCGGTCGACGCCCATGTCGCGATGCTGGCCGGCATCCGAAGTCACTTCGAAAGCCGCTGA
- a CDS encoding AMP-binding protein, producing the protein MDSRVNLFALLDQAAQRFPDHGAVYHGQRRCCTWSELRERAMRLAGSIRRDHAAGARIAIASENRPEIVELLFGIWAAECVAVPINYKLHPREMTQILADAEAAHVFASPKIATTLAGSTEVIDSEQYSVRFDSAPAAAPSTDPATLAWLFYTSGTTGRSKGAMLSHRNLMAMTVAHLADMDAPDQDCSLIHAAPMSHGSGLYIPAYVARGARQVISERGGFEPSDFLDLCEYHPGCSAFLAPTMVQRVVETGRPRPSKLRTIVYGGGPMYVDSIKKALTAFGPVFTQIYGQGEAPMTITGLRRVDYETADDAILGSVGYPRSGTDVAVQRADGTPAEADEIGEIVCRGDVVMGGYWRDPAATADTLRDGWLRTGDMGSFDARGYLTLHDRSKDVVISGGSNIYPREVEEALLEHPGVSEACVVGAPDQEWGEVVVAFIVGAADPVDLDAHLLARIARFKRPKRYLVVDELPKNSYGKVLKTELRRQLA; encoded by the coding sequence GGATCGATCCGCCGCGACCACGCTGCAGGCGCGCGTATAGCGATTGCCAGCGAGAACCGGCCGGAGATCGTCGAGTTGTTGTTCGGCATCTGGGCCGCCGAATGCGTCGCGGTACCGATCAACTACAAGCTACATCCCCGCGAGATGACCCAGATCCTCGCCGACGCCGAGGCCGCACACGTCTTTGCGTCGCCGAAAATCGCGACCACTCTGGCAGGGTCGACGGAAGTCATTGACTCCGAACAGTACTCGGTGAGATTTGACTCTGCGCCCGCTGCCGCGCCGAGCACCGACCCCGCGACGCTGGCCTGGCTGTTCTACACCAGCGGCACGACCGGCCGCTCCAAAGGCGCCATGCTCAGTCATCGCAACCTGATGGCCATGACGGTCGCGCATCTTGCCGATATGGATGCGCCGGACCAGGATTGCAGCCTGATCCACGCCGCGCCGATGTCGCACGGCTCGGGCCTGTACATCCCGGCTTACGTCGCACGCGGTGCGCGCCAAGTGATCTCGGAGCGCGGCGGATTCGAACCATCGGACTTTCTCGACCTCTGCGAGTACCACCCCGGCTGCAGCGCATTCCTGGCGCCAACCATGGTGCAGCGCGTGGTCGAGACGGGCCGGCCGCGCCCGAGCAAACTACGGACCATCGTCTACGGCGGCGGCCCGATGTATGTCGACAGCATCAAGAAGGCGCTCACGGCGTTCGGCCCCGTGTTCACCCAGATCTACGGCCAGGGTGAGGCGCCGATGACGATCACCGGGTTGCGCCGCGTCGACTACGAGACCGCGGACGACGCGATTCTCGGATCGGTCGGCTATCCGCGGTCCGGCACCGACGTCGCGGTGCAACGCGCCGACGGCACGCCGGCCGAAGCGGACGAGATCGGCGAAATCGTCTGTCGCGGAGACGTTGTGATGGGCGGCTACTGGCGTGACCCCGCTGCCACCGCGGACACGCTGCGCGACGGCTGGCTGCGCACCGGCGACATGGGCTCCTTCGACGCGCGCGGCTACCTGACGCTGCACGACCGGTCGAAGGACGTCGTGATCAGTGGCGGGTCCAACATCTACCCGCGCGAGGTGGAGGAGGCACTGCTCGAACACCCCGGCGTGTCCGAGGCGTGCGTGGTCGGGGCACCCGACCAGGAGTGGGGCGAGGTCGTCGTGGCGTTCATCGTCGGGGCGGCGGACCCCGTCGACCTCGACGCGCACCTGCTGGCCCGTATCGCCCGATTCAAACGCCCGAAGCGGTATCTGGTGGTGGACGAGTTGCCGAAGAACAGCTACGGCAAAGTGCTCAAGACGGAACTGCGCCGGCAATTGGCCTGA